In a single window of the Drosophila albomicans strain 15112-1751.03 chromosome 3, ASM965048v2, whole genome shotgun sequence genome:
- the LOC117571774 gene encoding paired box pox-neuro protein isoform X1, whose translation MFNINSQAGVNQLGGVFVNGRPLPDCVRRRIVDLALCGVRPCDISRQLLVSHGCVSKILTRFYETGSIRPGSIGGSKTKQVATPTVVKKIIRLKEENSSMFAWEIREQLQQQRVCDQSSVPSISSINRILRNSGLWTDEMTSSQQNAAAAAAAAAAAAAAAAHHSDYATPSQLYAAGGGGNAVAGAMQRATPTSATTSATSSLAGSASRYSKPPASPSSSSSSAAAAAAAAAGPKLLPSHGNAGHSHALTGAVSSQLGGLDLSYSALHKHWLWNPSLLYYTQAHMQAAQAAAATGGQFLPYAGNYLPHGAANIAAVAAAAAGNHSMSGGGFTKSESSIDLTKPCAMGDPLSDCDSGKSSPTALSLISTSASINDTLSNTTNNNNNTNNNNNNSRKRNPYSIEELLKKPDKRLRLSSEASLEGATAKRDNLDSISSSSSSSSCESHSNSSNSSSNSSEDAANALSSNTKPQLNVVDIEEDCSVELCPHIIVITIRKQKMNNAS comes from the exons ATGTTCAACATTAATA GTCAGGCAGGTGTCAACCAGTTGGGCGGAGTCTTTGTCAATGGGCGTCCTCTGCCGGACTGTGTGAGGCGTCGCATCGTTGACTTGGCTCTGTGCGGAGTCAGGCCTTGCGACATATCGCGACAACTGCTGGTGTCCCATG GCTGCGTTTCGAAAATTCTGACGCGATTTTACGAGACGGGCTCCATAAGACCGGGATCGATTGGTGGCAGCAAGACCAAG CAAGTGGCCACGCCCACGGTGGTGAAGAAGATCATACGTCTGAAGGAGGAGAACAGCAGCATGTTCGCCTGGGAAATAcgcgagcagctgcagcagcaacgtgtTTGCGATCAGAGCTCTGTGCCCTCGATTAGCTCCATCAATCGCATATTGCGCAACAGTGGCCTGTGGACCGATGAGATGACTTCCAGCCAACAAAacgctgcagcagcggcagcagcagcagcggcggcggcagcggcagcagctcaTCACAGTGATTATGCCACACCGTCGCAACTCTATGCAGCAGGCGGTGGTGGCAATGCGGTGGCAGGTGCAATGCAACGTGCAACGCCCACATCAGCCACAACATCGGCCACATCGTCGTTGGCCGGATCAGCCTCACGCTACAGCAAACCACCGGCATCgccttcatcatcatcatcgtcggcagcagcagcagcggcggcagcagcgggaCCGAAGCTCTTACCTAGTCACGGCAATGCTGGTCACAGTCATGCGCTGACTGGCGCTGTGTCCAGCCAACTGGGTGGCTTGGATCTCAGCTACTCGGCACTGCACAAACACTGGCTGTGGAATCCCTCCCTCCTCTATTACACCCAGGCACACATGCAGGCTGCCCAGGCAGCGGCGGCCACAGGGGGTCAGTTCTTGCCTTATGCCGGCAACTATTTGCCACATGGGGCAGCCAACATTGCTgcggtggcagcggcagcagcgggcAATCATTCGATGAGTGGCGGCGGTTTCACCAAATCGGAGAGTTCCATTGATTTGACCAAACCATGCGCAATGGGCGATCCTTTGAGTGATTGCGATTCGGGCAAATCGTCGCCGACAGCGTTGTCATTGATCTCGACTAGCGCCAGCATCAACGATACTTTGAGCAACACcactaacaataacaacaacactaacaacaacaacaacaatagtcgCAAGAGGAATCCGTATTCCATTGAGGAGCTGTTGAAGAAGCCCGATAAGCGTCTGCGTCTGAGCAGCGAGGCGAGTCTTGAGGGAGCGACAGCCAAGCGTGATAATCTGGATAGTATAAGTTcgagttccagttccagttcgtGTGAGagccacagcaacagtagcaacagcagctcgaACAGCTCGGAGGATGCGGCAAATGCTTTGAGTAGCAACACAAAACCGCAGCTGAATGTTGTGGACATCGAGGAGGATTGCAGTGTGGAG CTTTGTCCCCATATAATCGTGATAACTATtcgtaaacaaaaaatgaataatgctAGTTAG
- the LOC117571774 gene encoding paired box pox-neuro protein isoform X2: MPHTGQAGVNQLGGVFVNGRPLPDCVRRRIVDLALCGVRPCDISRQLLVSHGCVSKILTRFYETGSIRPGSIGGSKTKQVATPTVVKKIIRLKEENSSMFAWEIREQLQQQRVCDQSSVPSISSINRILRNSGLWTDEMTSSQQNAAAAAAAAAAAAAAAAHHSDYATPSQLYAAGGGGNAVAGAMQRATPTSATTSATSSLAGSASRYSKPPASPSSSSSSAAAAAAAAAGPKLLPSHGNAGHSHALTGAVSSQLGGLDLSYSALHKHWLWNPSLLYYTQAHMQAAQAAAATGGQFLPYAGNYLPHGAANIAAVAAAAAGNHSMSGGGFTKSESSIDLTKPCAMGDPLSDCDSGKSSPTALSLISTSASINDTLSNTTNNNNNTNNNNNNSRKRNPYSIEELLKKPDKRLRLSSEASLEGATAKRDNLDSISSSSSSSSCESHSNSSNSSSNSSEDAANALSSNTKPQLNVVDIEEDCSVELCPHIIVITIRKQKMNNAS, encoded by the exons ATGCCACATACAG GTCAGGCAGGTGTCAACCAGTTGGGCGGAGTCTTTGTCAATGGGCGTCCTCTGCCGGACTGTGTGAGGCGTCGCATCGTTGACTTGGCTCTGTGCGGAGTCAGGCCTTGCGACATATCGCGACAACTGCTGGTGTCCCATG GCTGCGTTTCGAAAATTCTGACGCGATTTTACGAGACGGGCTCCATAAGACCGGGATCGATTGGTGGCAGCAAGACCAAG CAAGTGGCCACGCCCACGGTGGTGAAGAAGATCATACGTCTGAAGGAGGAGAACAGCAGCATGTTCGCCTGGGAAATAcgcgagcagctgcagcagcaacgtgtTTGCGATCAGAGCTCTGTGCCCTCGATTAGCTCCATCAATCGCATATTGCGCAACAGTGGCCTGTGGACCGATGAGATGACTTCCAGCCAACAAAacgctgcagcagcggcagcagcagcagcggcggcggcagcggcagcagctcaTCACAGTGATTATGCCACACCGTCGCAACTCTATGCAGCAGGCGGTGGTGGCAATGCGGTGGCAGGTGCAATGCAACGTGCAACGCCCACATCAGCCACAACATCGGCCACATCGTCGTTGGCCGGATCAGCCTCACGCTACAGCAAACCACCGGCATCgccttcatcatcatcatcgtcggcagcagcagcagcggcggcagcagcgggaCCGAAGCTCTTACCTAGTCACGGCAATGCTGGTCACAGTCATGCGCTGACTGGCGCTGTGTCCAGCCAACTGGGTGGCTTGGATCTCAGCTACTCGGCACTGCACAAACACTGGCTGTGGAATCCCTCCCTCCTCTATTACACCCAGGCACACATGCAGGCTGCCCAGGCAGCGGCGGCCACAGGGGGTCAGTTCTTGCCTTATGCCGGCAACTATTTGCCACATGGGGCAGCCAACATTGCTgcggtggcagcggcagcagcgggcAATCATTCGATGAGTGGCGGCGGTTTCACCAAATCGGAGAGTTCCATTGATTTGACCAAACCATGCGCAATGGGCGATCCTTTGAGTGATTGCGATTCGGGCAAATCGTCGCCGACAGCGTTGTCATTGATCTCGACTAGCGCCAGCATCAACGATACTTTGAGCAACACcactaacaataacaacaacactaacaacaacaacaacaatagtcgCAAGAGGAATCCGTATTCCATTGAGGAGCTGTTGAAGAAGCCCGATAAGCGTCTGCGTCTGAGCAGCGAGGCGAGTCTTGAGGGAGCGACAGCCAAGCGTGATAATCTGGATAGTATAAGTTcgagttccagttccagttcgtGTGAGagccacagcaacagtagcaacagcagctcgaACAGCTCGGAGGATGCGGCAAATGCTTTGAGTAGCAACACAAAACCGCAGCTGAATGTTGTGGACATCGAGGAGGATTGCAGTGTGGAG CTTTGTCCCCATATAATCGTGATAACTATtcgtaaacaaaaaatgaataatgctAGTTAG
- the LOC117571774 gene encoding paired box pox-neuro protein isoform X3 — protein sequence MFAWEIREQLQQQRVCDQSSVPSISSINRILRNSGLWTDEMTSSQQNAAAAAAAAAAAAAAAAHHSDYATPSQLYAAGGGGNAVAGAMQRATPTSATTSATSSLAGSASRYSKPPASPSSSSSSAAAAAAAAAGPKLLPSHGNAGHSHALTGAVSSQLGGLDLSYSALHKHWLWNPSLLYYTQAHMQAAQAAAATGGQFLPYAGNYLPHGAANIAAVAAAAAGNHSMSGGGFTKSESSIDLTKPCAMGDPLSDCDSGKSSPTALSLISTSASINDTLSNTTNNNNNTNNNNNNSRKRNPYSIEELLKKPDKRLRLSSEASLEGATAKRDNLDSISSSSSSSSCESHSNSSNSSSNSSEDAANALSSNTKPQLNVVDIEEDCSVELCPHIIVITIRKQKMNNAS from the exons ATGTTCGCCTGGGAAATAcgcgagcagctgcagcagcaacgtgtTTGCGATCAGAGCTCTGTGCCCTCGATTAGCTCCATCAATCGCATATTGCGCAACAGTGGCCTGTGGACCGATGAGATGACTTCCAGCCAACAAAacgctgcagcagcggcagcagcagcagcggcggcggcagcggcagcagctcaTCACAGTGATTATGCCACACCGTCGCAACTCTATGCAGCAGGCGGTGGTGGCAATGCGGTGGCAGGTGCAATGCAACGTGCAACGCCCACATCAGCCACAACATCGGCCACATCGTCGTTGGCCGGATCAGCCTCACGCTACAGCAAACCACCGGCATCgccttcatcatcatcatcgtcggcagcagcagcagcggcggcagcagcgggaCCGAAGCTCTTACCTAGTCACGGCAATGCTGGTCACAGTCATGCGCTGACTGGCGCTGTGTCCAGCCAACTGGGTGGCTTGGATCTCAGCTACTCGGCACTGCACAAACACTGGCTGTGGAATCCCTCCCTCCTCTATTACACCCAGGCACACATGCAGGCTGCCCAGGCAGCGGCGGCCACAGGGGGTCAGTTCTTGCCTTATGCCGGCAACTATTTGCCACATGGGGCAGCCAACATTGCTgcggtggcagcggcagcagcgggcAATCATTCGATGAGTGGCGGCGGTTTCACCAAATCGGAGAGTTCCATTGATTTGACCAAACCATGCGCAATGGGCGATCCTTTGAGTGATTGCGATTCGGGCAAATCGTCGCCGACAGCGTTGTCATTGATCTCGACTAGCGCCAGCATCAACGATACTTTGAGCAACACcactaacaataacaacaacactaacaacaacaacaacaatagtcgCAAGAGGAATCCGTATTCCATTGAGGAGCTGTTGAAGAAGCCCGATAAGCGTCTGCGTCTGAGCAGCGAGGCGAGTCTTGAGGGAGCGACAGCCAAGCGTGATAATCTGGATAGTATAAGTTcgagttccagttccagttcgtGTGAGagccacagcaacagtagcaacagcagctcgaACAGCTCGGAGGATGCGGCAAATGCTTTGAGTAGCAACACAAAACCGCAGCTGAATGTTGTGGACATCGAGGAGGATTGCAGTGTGGAG CTTTGTCCCCATATAATCGTGATAACTATtcgtaaacaaaaaatgaataatgctAGTTAG